In Phosphitispora fastidiosa, the genomic stretch AGCCAAAAAAGATATATCTTTTTGGCTCATTCGCCTGGGGAAAGCCAAAAGAGGATAGTGACCTGGATATCCTTATTATTGTTTACCACTCAGAGAAAAAGCCATATAAAAGAATGAAACCCGCTTATCAGGCTTTAAGGGATATCAGGGTTTCAAAAGATATATTGGTATATACTGAAGAGGAATTCGAAACACTTGCAGCAGAACCATCTTCGTTGTTTTATAAAATAAAACTCCAGGGAGTGAAACTTTATGAAGCTGCATGAAGATTGGCTAGTTAAAGCTGAACATGATTTGCTATCTTCAAAGAAACTGATTGCGGGTGATGACCCAATCCTTGATACGGCAGCATATCATACACAGCAATGTGCTGAGAAATCATTAAAGGCATATTTGGCATATCACGGAAAACCTGTTATCAGAACTCACGATCTCAATGAGTTAGTTAATCAATGTGCTGACATTAATCCTAGTTTTGATTTTTTACATGACCTTGTTGATGAACTAAACCCTTATAGCACAATTTTTCGGTATCCCGGTGATTTATTAGTACCGGAGTACCCTGATGTGGAAACTGCTATTGAATATGCTGAAAGGATTATGAAGTTTGTGATAGAAAAGATAGACAAGGATAATAACTAAATTTTGCCAGGACGAGATGTACAAATACACTAAGTTCAGTCTAGAATTTATCAATAACAAATAGAAGGAATTCTTTGGGATTTGGCGAAATAAATATGGCACACAATTGATGTTGCATACTATGATCAAATTATAAATGCGCTTGCGGTTGACTCAAAAAACCGGGTAGTGCGCGATGT encodes the following:
- a CDS encoding nucleotidyltransferase domain-containing protein, whose protein sequence is MVGKEIFMLDNQKISLIIEKLVKAYQPKKIYLFGSFAWGKPKEDSDLDILIIVYHSEKKPYKRMKPAYQALRDIRVSKDILVYTEEEFETLAAEPSSLFYKIKLQGVKLYEAA
- a CDS encoding HEPN domain-containing protein, which gives rise to MKLHEDWLVKAEHDLLSSKKLIAGDDPILDTAAYHTQQCAEKSLKAYLAYHGKPVIRTHDLNELVNQCADINPSFDFLHDLVDELNPYSTIFRYPGDLLVPEYPDVETAIEYAERIMKFVIEKIDKDNN